The following coding sequences are from one Microbacterium sp. SORGH_AS_0969 window:
- a CDS encoding iron chelate uptake ABC transporter family permease subunit, giving the protein MTVTLVSPSSPALTSVIAGRQRRRRRWALITGILVLLVIAAFSLSLMLGQTAYSPVQVWGVLTGQRVSGASFTVGELRLPRAVTGLFTGLCFGMGGVIFQSMLRNALASPDVIGINTGASAAAVIGIVVLGLGETAVSFLAMAAALAAALAIYLLAYRNGGSGARLILVGIGVAAMCQAVVSYVIARAAEYDLPAAMRWITGNLNDATWDRALPVMVAVLVLGPVVLSLSGRLEILRMGDETAAAVGLPVERSRVLLIVAAVGLLAFGTAAAGPIAFVSFLAGPIAVRLLGPVGSPILPAGLIGALLVLVADFCGQYAFGTRLPVGVITGVLGAPYLIYLLVRSSRSGGTSL; this is encoded by the coding sequence GTGACCGTCACCCTCGTCTCCCCCTCATCCCCCGCGCTGACCTCCGTCATCGCCGGGCGTCAGCGCCGCCGCCGCAGGTGGGCACTGATCACCGGCATCCTCGTGCTCCTCGTGATCGCCGCCTTCTCACTCTCCCTCATGCTCGGGCAGACGGCCTACTCCCCCGTTCAGGTGTGGGGGGTCCTCACCGGGCAACGCGTGTCCGGAGCGTCGTTCACGGTGGGCGAGCTGCGCCTTCCCCGCGCGGTGACCGGGCTGTTCACGGGTCTGTGCTTCGGAATGGGCGGCGTCATCTTCCAGTCGATGCTGCGCAACGCCCTCGCGAGCCCCGATGTGATCGGCATCAACACCGGCGCGAGCGCGGCAGCCGTGATCGGCATCGTCGTGCTCGGGCTCGGAGAGACGGCCGTGTCGTTTCTGGCGATGGCTGCCGCCCTCGCAGCCGCCCTCGCGATCTATCTCCTCGCCTACCGAAACGGCGGATCGGGCGCGCGGCTGATCCTCGTGGGCATCGGCGTCGCCGCGATGTGCCAGGCCGTGGTGTCCTACGTCATCGCGCGCGCCGCGGAGTACGACCTGCCCGCCGCCATGCGCTGGATCACGGGCAACCTCAACGATGCGACGTGGGATCGGGCGCTGCCCGTGATGGTCGCTGTCCTCGTGCTCGGACCGGTGGTGCTCTCCCTCTCGGGCCGGCTCGAGATCCTGCGCATGGGCGACGAGACGGCCGCCGCGGTGGGGCTGCCCGTCGAACGTAGTCGCGTCCTGCTCATCGTCGCCGCCGTGGGGCTGCTCGCCTTCGGCACCGCCGCCGCCGGCCCCATCGCGTTCGTGTCTTTCCTCGCGGGCCCGATCGCGGTGCGACTCCTCGGGCCCGTCGGCTCCCCCATTCTCCCCGCGGGCCTCATCGGCGCGTTGCTGGTCCTCGTGGCCGACTTCTGCGGCCAGTACGCCTTCGGCACCCGCCTTCCCGTGGGCGTCATCACCGGCGTTCTCGGGGCGCCCTATCTCATCTACCTGCTCGTGCGCAGCAGCCGATCCGGAGGAACTTCGCTATGA
- a CDS encoding ABC transporter ATP-binding protein, whose product MTVERSLVAEGVTLGYGDRTIVDTLDLRIPPGRVTTIVGANACGKSTLLKAMARLLTPSAGQVLLDGKAIHRQPTKQVARVLGLLPQSPIAPDGIAVSDLVSRGRHPHQGALSRWTSADDAAVARALAATDTAHLADRSVDELSGGQRQRVWIAMALAQETDVLLLDEPTTFLDISHQIDVLDLLTDLNHERGTTVAMVLHDLNLAARYADHLVAMAQGRVVAAGDPSEVLTETIVREVFGLDSRVVPDPLTGRPMVIPIGRHHTVTEPEQALS is encoded by the coding sequence ATGACCGTCGAGCGCTCCCTGGTGGCCGAGGGTGTCACCCTCGGCTACGGAGACAGGACCATCGTCGACACGCTCGACCTCCGGATCCCGCCTGGCCGGGTGACCACGATCGTCGGGGCGAACGCGTGCGGCAAGTCCACGCTACTGAAGGCCATGGCACGCCTGCTCACGCCCTCGGCGGGCCAGGTCCTTCTGGACGGCAAGGCGATCCACCGCCAACCCACCAAGCAGGTGGCGCGCGTGCTGGGACTGCTCCCGCAGTCCCCGATCGCCCCCGACGGCATCGCCGTTTCGGATCTCGTCAGCCGAGGCCGCCACCCTCATCAGGGTGCGCTGTCGCGGTGGACGAGCGCTGACGACGCCGCCGTGGCGCGCGCCCTCGCGGCGACCGACACTGCGCACCTCGCGGATCGTTCCGTGGACGAGCTCAGCGGCGGGCAGCGCCAGCGCGTCTGGATCGCCATGGCGCTCGCGCAGGAGACCGACGTCCTGCTGCTCGACGAGCCGACCACGTTCCTCGACATCAGCCACCAGATCGACGTGCTCGACCTCCTCACCGATCTCAACCACGAGCGCGGAACGACGGTGGCGATGGTGCTGCACGACCTGAACCTCGCCGCGCGCTACGCCGACCACCTCGTGGCGATGGCGCAGGGTCGCGTGGTCGCGGCGGGCGATCCGTCCGAGGTGCTCACCGAGACGATCGTGCGCGAGGTTTTCGGCCTCGACAGTCGCGTTGTTCCCGACCCCCTGACCGGTCGCCCGATGGTCATCCCGATCGGCCGGCACCACACGGTGACCGAGCCGGAGCAGGCGCTGAGCTGA
- a CDS encoding siderophore-interacting protein encodes MTATATRPAYRPYVAVVKEARRLSPHFARITFTSADFDVFGTDRRDQRIKIVLPGPDGQLCDIGQNDPSAIDNGEWYVRWRDLPDAERMPFRTYTVRRIDPEARELDVDFVLHHDAGPAGAWAEAAAPGDSILVVGPDARSPESAQGIDFHPGTARRLLLAGDETAAPAMCAVLEGLEPDMDVDAFIEVPTIDDALPLAVGDARVTWLARDDRSHGEALIEAVEGWTRASGDVLARAAAPRPQELEDIDLEKELLWDSPEDGEGEFYAWIAGESSTVKTLRRMLVQGCGVDRKRVAFMGYWREGQTERSA; translated from the coding sequence GTGACCGCCACCGCCACGCGCCCCGCCTACCGTCCTTACGTCGCCGTGGTGAAGGAGGCACGCAGGCTGTCGCCGCACTTCGCGCGAATCACGTTCACCTCCGCGGATTTCGACGTTTTCGGCACCGACCGACGTGACCAGCGGATCAAGATCGTGCTGCCCGGGCCGGACGGACAGTTGTGCGACATCGGTCAGAACGATCCGTCGGCGATCGACAACGGCGAGTGGTACGTCCGCTGGAGGGATCTGCCCGACGCGGAGCGGATGCCGTTCCGCACGTACACCGTGCGGCGGATCGATCCCGAGGCGCGCGAGCTCGACGTCGACTTCGTGCTGCACCACGACGCCGGGCCCGCGGGGGCGTGGGCCGAGGCCGCGGCGCCGGGGGACTCGATCCTCGTCGTCGGTCCCGACGCGCGCAGCCCCGAGTCGGCGCAGGGGATCGACTTCCACCCGGGCACGGCTCGGCGCCTTCTGCTGGCCGGCGACGAGACCGCCGCTCCGGCGATGTGCGCGGTGCTCGAGGGACTCGAGCCCGACATGGACGTCGACGCGTTCATCGAGGTGCCGACCATCGACGACGCTCTTCCACTGGCGGTCGGCGATGCGCGGGTGACCTGGCTCGCCCGCGACGACCGCTCGCACGGCGAGGCCCTGATCGAAGCCGTCGAGGGGTGGACGCGAGCGTCCGGCGACGTGCTCGCCCGGGCTGCGGCCCCGCGGCCGCAGGAGCTCGAGGATATCGACCTCGAGAAGGAGCTGCTCTGGGACAGCCCGGAGGACGGAGAGGGCGAGTTCTACGCGTGGATCGCGGGGGAGTCGTCGACCGTCAAGACGCTGCGCCGGATGCTCGTGCAGGGATGCGGCGTCGACCGCAAGCGCGTCGCCTTCATGGGGTACTGGCGCGAGGGGCAGACGGAGCGGTCGGCCTAG
- a CDS encoding MalY/PatB family protein, whose product MSVPPLKALPLDLLRQRSSTKWRSYGDDVIPMFVAETDFALAPAITAALYRAVEIGDTGYTPPRPGIDLDFAAYADRRWGWRPDPSRIRWTGDVMMGVVEVLRAVTSPGDRVIVTPPVYPPFYDTVEEAGAVVERVPLLDDGERWSLDLEGIERALAAGARSVLLCNPHNPTGTVHTRESLAALARLAHRHGATVVSDEIHAPLTHAPSVFTPFLDAAPEAAAVGYAVTSASKTYNLAGLKCAVIVTGSDETAAVVRGLPWEVEWRAGLFGVIANRAAFAAESDAWLEQLLVALDENRRLLAELLAEHLPLARYRMPEAGFLAWVDVSAYGWGDNPAPHIRREAKVALHHGPLFGTEGVGHVRINVGCAPEVLREAIERIGRLAREA is encoded by the coding sequence ATGAGCGTTCCCCCCTTGAAAGCCCTGCCGCTCGATCTCCTCCGCCAGCGCAGCAGCACCAAGTGGCGCTCCTACGGCGACGACGTCATTCCGATGTTCGTCGCCGAGACCGATTTCGCCCTCGCACCCGCGATCACCGCCGCCCTGTATCGGGCCGTCGAGATCGGTGACACCGGCTACACGCCCCCGCGACCCGGTATCGATCTGGACTTCGCCGCGTACGCCGACCGTCGTTGGGGATGGCGTCCCGACCCGTCGCGTATCCGCTGGACGGGCGACGTGATGATGGGCGTCGTCGAGGTGCTGCGCGCGGTCACCTCGCCGGGCGACCGCGTGATCGTCACCCCGCCGGTGTACCCCCCGTTCTACGACACCGTCGAGGAAGCCGGAGCTGTGGTCGAGCGCGTCCCGCTCCTCGACGACGGCGAGCGCTGGTCTCTCGACCTCGAGGGGATCGAGCGCGCGCTGGCCGCCGGTGCCCGTTCGGTGCTGCTGTGCAATCCGCACAATCCGACCGGCACCGTCCACACGCGAGAATCCCTGGCCGCTCTCGCGCGTCTGGCGCACCGCCACGGGGCCACGGTCGTCAGCGACGAGATCCATGCGCCCCTGACGCACGCCCCGTCCGTCTTCACCCCGTTCCTGGATGCCGCACCCGAGGCGGCTGCTGTCGGGTACGCGGTCACGAGCGCGAGCAAGACGTACAACCTGGCGGGGCTGAAGTGCGCCGTGATCGTGACCGGCTCGGACGAGACCGCGGCGGTGGTGCGGGGGCTGCCGTGGGAGGTGGAGTGGCGGGCAGGGCTTTTCGGTGTGATCGCCAACCGTGCCGCCTTCGCGGCCGAGAGCGACGCGTGGCTCGAGCAACTGCTGGTCGCCCTCGATGAGAACCGCCGCCTTCTGGCGGAGCTGCTCGCTGAGCATCTGCCGCTCGCGCGATACCGCATGCCCGAGGCGGGCTTCCTCGCCTGGGTGGACGTGTCGGCCTACGGCTGGGGCGACAACCCGGCGCCGCACATCCGCCGGGAGGCCAAGGTCGCCCTGCATCATGGTCCGCTCTTCGGGACGGAGGGCGTGGGACACGTCCGCATCAACGTCGGGTGCGCGCCCGAGGTTCTGCGCGAGGCGATCGAGCGGATCGGCCGGCTCGCGCGCGAAGCATGA
- a CDS encoding metal-sulfur cluster assembly factor — MTATLAPEKYDEVTEALKDVMDPELGINVVDLGLIYDLAWDDENDALVIHMTLTSAGCPLTDVLEEQTAQALDNVVDRFRINWVWMPPWGPERITDDGRDMMRALGFAI, encoded by the coding sequence ATGACCGCAACCCTCGCTCCCGAGAAGTACGACGAGGTCACCGAGGCCCTGAAAGACGTCATGGACCCCGAACTGGGGATCAACGTCGTCGACCTCGGCCTCATCTACGACCTCGCGTGGGACGACGAGAACGACGCGCTCGTCATCCACATGACCCTCACCTCGGCCGGCTGCCCGCTGACCGACGTGCTCGAAGAGCAGACGGCCCAGGCCCTCGACAACGTCGTGGATCGCTTCCGCATCAACTGGGTGTGGATGCCGCCGTGGGGCCCTGAACGGATCACCGACGACGGCCGCGACATGATGCGTGCCCTCGGCTTCGCGATCTGA
- a CDS encoding non-heme iron oxygenase ferredoxin subunit yields the protein MSATRACALSDLVQDEARRVEIDGVAIAVVLDGNGDVHAIGDVCTHGDISLSDGFVEGETLECWAHGSAFSLKTGRPLNLPAYEPVPVYEVVIDGDDVLIDPSVTKATA from the coding sequence GTGAGCGCGACGCGTGCCTGCGCGCTGAGCGACCTCGTCCAGGACGAGGCGCGGCGTGTCGAGATCGACGGCGTCGCGATCGCCGTCGTGCTCGACGGTAACGGCGATGTCCACGCGATCGGCGACGTCTGCACGCACGGCGACATCTCGCTGTCCGACGGCTTCGTCGAGGGAGAGACGCTGGAGTGCTGGGCACACGGCTCCGCCTTCTCGTTGAAGACCGGCCGCCCGCTGAACCTCCCGGCCTACGAGCCGGTCCCCGTGTACGAGGTCGTGATCGACGGAGACGACGTGCTCATCGATCCGTCCGTCACCAAGGCGACGGCCTGA
- the sufD gene encoding Fe-S cluster assembly protein SufD: protein MTTATETPAAASGHVDPAALVASVVPVQTRSERPTSFDPADFGVPTGREVNWKLSPVDRLAPLFVDEAGPTGVIEVDLQAPAAVEQLRLAAGDAPRGEHFRPEDRLAALAWTHEAEAPLLRIPAEVELDEPIVVHLNGTGGLAHAHVVIEAQPHSRGTVVLRHEGSAQHAQNVEILVRDGAELTVVSVQNWNDDAIHAASHQARVDRDAKLTHVVVSFGGGVVRVNPSVELAGAGSEGRLYGLSFSDAGQHLESQVYLHHKGPHTVGDVLYKGALQGESARSVWIGDVLIGSDATGTDSYEANRNLVLTDGARADSIPNLEIETGDIQGAGHASATGRFDDEQLFYLQARGIAEEEARRLVVLGFLSEIVQRIGIPELESELIAAIERELAEGAAA, encoded by the coding sequence GTGACGACTGCGACTGAAACTCCCGCAGCCGCCAGCGGTCATGTCGACCCGGCAGCCCTCGTGGCATCCGTCGTCCCGGTGCAGACGCGCTCGGAGCGACCCACGTCGTTCGACCCCGCCGACTTCGGCGTTCCCACCGGCCGCGAGGTCAACTGGAAGCTGAGCCCGGTCGATCGGCTCGCGCCGCTCTTCGTCGACGAGGCCGGCCCCACCGGCGTCATCGAGGTCGACCTCCAGGCGCCCGCGGCGGTCGAGCAGCTGCGTCTCGCGGCGGGCGATGCCCCGCGCGGCGAGCACTTCCGTCCCGAGGATCGGCTCGCCGCCCTCGCCTGGACCCACGAAGCCGAGGCTCCTCTTCTCCGCATCCCCGCCGAGGTCGAGCTCGACGAGCCGATCGTCGTCCACCTCAACGGCACGGGCGGCCTCGCGCACGCTCACGTCGTGATCGAGGCCCAGCCGCACTCGCGCGGCACCGTCGTGCTGCGGCACGAGGGCAGCGCGCAGCACGCTCAGAACGTCGAGATCCTCGTCCGCGACGGCGCAGAGCTCACGGTCGTGTCGGTGCAGAACTGGAACGACGACGCGATTCACGCCGCCTCGCATCAGGCTCGCGTCGACCGCGACGCGAAGCTCACCCACGTCGTGGTGAGCTTCGGTGGCGGCGTCGTCCGCGTCAACCCGTCGGTCGAGCTCGCCGGCGCTGGCAGCGAGGGACGCCTGTACGGCCTGTCGTTCTCGGACGCCGGCCAGCACCTCGAGTCGCAGGTCTACCTGCACCACAAGGGCCCGCACACCGTCGGCGACGTGCTCTACAAGGGTGCGCTCCAGGGCGAGAGCGCCCGGAGCGTGTGGATCGGCGACGTCCTCATCGGATCGGATGCCACGGGCACCGACTCGTACGAGGCCAACCGCAACCTCGTGCTCACCGATGGTGCGCGCGCCGACTCGATCCCCAACCTCGAGATCGAGACGGGCGACATCCAGGGCGCCGGCCACGCCAGCGCCACGGGTCGCTTCGACGACGAGCAGCTGTTCTACCTCCAGGCCCGCGGCATCGCAGAGGAAGAGGCGCGGCGTCTCGTCGTGCTCGGCTTCCTCAGCGAGATCGTCCAGCGCATCGGCATCCCGGAACTCGAGAGCGAGCTCATCGCCGCGATCGAGCGCGAGCTGGCCGAGGGGGCTGCCGCGTGA
- the sufB gene encoding Fe-S cluster assembly protein SufB — MSDVLIDRPELESLGQYEFGWHDTDAAGAVAQRGINEDVVRGISALKSEPEWMLKTRLKGYQLFGRKPMPTWGADLSDIDFDNIKYFVRSTEKQAQSWEDLPEEIRNTYEKLGIPEAERQRLVAGVAAQYESEVVYHQIREDLEQQGVIFMDTDTALREHPEFFEEYFGTVIPAGDNKFAALNTAVWSGGSFVYVPKGVHVEIPLQAYFRINTENMGQFERTLIIADEDSYVHYIEGCTAPIYKSDSLHSAVVEIIVKKNARVRYTTIQNWSNNVYNLVTKRAVAHEGATMEWVDGNIGSKVTMKYPSIYLMGEHAKGETLSVAFAGPGQHQDAGAKMIHMAPYTQSSIVSKSIARGGGRAGYRGEVRVDANAHHSANTVRCDALLVDTISRSDTYPAIDIRVDDVQLGHEATVSKVSEEQLFYLQSRGLPEDEAMAMIVRGFIEPIARELPMEYALELNKLIEMGMEGSVG; from the coding sequence ATGTCCGATGTCCTCATCGACCGACCAGAGCTCGAGAGCCTGGGGCAATACGAGTTCGGCTGGCACGACACCGACGCCGCCGGCGCGGTGGCCCAGCGCGGGATCAACGAGGACGTGGTGCGCGGCATCTCCGCACTCAAGTCCGAGCCCGAGTGGATGCTGAAGACCCGTCTGAAGGGGTACCAGCTCTTCGGTCGCAAGCCGATGCCGACGTGGGGCGCCGACCTCTCCGACATCGACTTCGACAACATCAAGTACTTCGTGCGCTCGACCGAGAAGCAGGCGCAGTCGTGGGAGGACCTCCCCGAGGAGATCCGCAACACGTACGAGAAGCTCGGTATCCCCGAGGCCGAGCGCCAGCGTCTCGTCGCCGGTGTCGCCGCCCAGTACGAGTCCGAGGTCGTCTACCACCAGATCCGCGAGGACCTGGAGCAGCAGGGCGTCATCTTCATGGACACCGACACGGCCCTGCGCGAGCACCCCGAGTTCTTCGAGGAGTACTTCGGCACCGTCATCCCCGCGGGCGACAACAAGTTCGCGGCGCTGAACACGGCGGTGTGGTCGGGCGGATCGTTCGTCTACGTCCCGAAGGGCGTGCACGTCGAGATCCCGCTGCAGGCGTACTTCCGCATCAACACCGAGAACATGGGCCAGTTCGAGCGGACGCTGATCATCGCCGACGAAGACAGCTACGTCCACTACATCGAGGGCTGCACCGCTCCGATCTACAAGTCGGACTCCCTCCACTCGGCCGTGGTCGAGATCATCGTGAAGAAGAACGCCCGCGTGCGCTACACGACGATCCAGAACTGGTCGAACAACGTCTACAACCTCGTCACCAAGCGCGCCGTCGCCCACGAGGGCGCGACCATGGAGTGGGTAGACGGCAACATCGGCTCCAAGGTGACGATGAAGTACCCCTCCATCTACCTCATGGGCGAGCACGCCAAGGGCGAGACCCTCTCGGTCGCCTTCGCCGGTCCCGGTCAGCACCAGGACGCCGGCGCCAAGATGATCCACATGGCGCCGTACACCCAGTCGTCGATCGTCTCGAAGTCGATCGCCCGCGGCGGCGGTCGCGCCGGTTACCGCGGTGAAGTGCGGGTGGATGCCAATGCGCACCACTCCGCGAACACCGTGCGCTGCGACGCGCTCCTGGTCGACACGATCTCACGTTCCGACACGTACCCGGCGATCGACATCCGCGTCGACGACGTGCAGCTCGGCCACGAGGCGACCGTCTCGAAGGTCAGCGAGGAGCAGCTCTTCTACCTGCAGTCCCGCGGCCTTCCCGAAGACGAGGCCATGGCCATGATCGTGCGCGGGTTCATCGAGCCGATCGCCCGCGAGCTCCCCATGGAGTACGCGCTCGAACTCAACAAGCTCATCGAAATGGGCATGGAAGGCAGTGTTGGTTAA
- a CDS encoding heme A synthase, whose protein sequence is MSSASTSPARSRLAGGLRRFVEWLPADVDRRVRVFAWLSFVAEVLIIGTGGAVRLTGSGLGCPTWPRCTADSIVNTPEMGIHGVIEFGNRTLTGLVGILALVVVVLVWRMRRERRALFVLALIVLGGVVAQALVGGVTVLTGLNPFIVGFHYIASVSLVAVCAAFLVLMSGPAGSRVLAVPRWFAGLVHATTGVLALTIVFGVLTTGAGPHSGDAAAGRNGFDAEILEHVHSWPGYALFILTLVVVVAAWRLRLPVRRWATALLAVEVVQIAVGLYQARNGLPEIAVGTHMVLAALAASAMTVVVLRLKEPAAAVAAADRRETASARG, encoded by the coding sequence ATGTCCTCCGCCTCGACCTCCCCCGCCCGCTCTCGCCTCGCCGGAGGGCTCCGCCGCTTCGTCGAATGGCTACCGGCCGACGTCGACCGCCGCGTGCGGGTCTTCGCGTGGCTCTCGTTCGTCGCGGAGGTCCTGATCATCGGCACCGGCGGCGCCGTCCGTCTGACCGGTTCGGGGCTCGGCTGCCCCACCTGGCCGCGTTGCACCGCCGACTCGATCGTCAACACCCCCGAAATGGGAATCCACGGGGTCATCGAATTCGGAAACCGGACGCTGACGGGGCTCGTCGGCATCCTGGCCCTCGTCGTGGTCGTCCTCGTCTGGCGAATGCGACGCGAGCGCCGCGCGCTGTTCGTGCTCGCGCTGATCGTGCTCGGCGGCGTCGTCGCGCAGGCGCTCGTGGGCGGGGTCACCGTCCTCACGGGCCTCAATCCCTTCATCGTCGGCTTCCACTACATCGCCTCGGTGTCGCTGGTCGCCGTGTGCGCCGCCTTCCTGGTGCTGATGTCGGGTCCGGCCGGGAGCCGCGTCCTCGCCGTGCCGCGCTGGTTCGCCGGCCTCGTCCACGCGACCACGGGCGTCCTCGCCCTCACCATCGTGTTCGGTGTCCTCACCACCGGGGCCGGCCCCCACTCGGGCGACGCCGCGGCCGGTCGCAACGGGTTCGACGCCGAGATCCTCGAGCACGTGCACTCCTGGCCGGGGTACGCCCTCTTCATCCTGACGCTGGTCGTCGTCGTCGCGGCGTGGCGTCTGCGACTGCCCGTGCGCCGGTGGGCGACCGCCCTCCTTGCGGTCGAGGTCGTGCAGATCGCCGTCGGCCTGTACCAGGCGCGCAACGGCCTGCCCGAGATCGCCGTCGGCACCCACATGGTGCTCGCGGCCCTCGCCGCTTCCGCGATGACCGTGGTCGTGCTGCGCCTCAAGGAGCCCGCGGCCGCGGTCGCCGCCGCCGACCGACGCGAGACGGCGTCCGCTCGCGGCTGA
- a CDS encoding IS30 family transposase: MSRRDAAAQVGIHERTARDWDHGVRHSRNSRFYPDGRRVDYSTGRTTMESMTTPPPRVPAQIGSRLLSLQEREKIADLRRLGWTLRSIGRELDRAASTIKRELDARRDANGRYLPHAAHRDAAAKRVRPKPAKLAQPGRLREYVSDRLKEQWSPGQISGVLSRDHAGDESMQVSAETIYQAIYVQARGGLKREVADALRTGRARRKPHRTPEHRTSRFVDPMVMISERPPEVADRAVPGHWEGDLIMGAGNQSAIVTLVERATRYVMLGHLPARDHTAETVRDVLVGLIGSLPAHLRGSLTWDQGTEMAAHKAFTVATDVPVYFCDPASPWQRGSNENTNGLLRQYFPKGTDLSVYGPEDLEHVAQKLNGRPRKTLGWDTPAQRLLELV; this comes from the coding sequence GTGTCGCGGCGGGACGCCGCAGCGCAGGTCGGCATCCACGAGCGCACCGCACGGGATTGGGATCACGGGGTCCGGCATTCGCGGAACTCGCGGTTCTACCCGGACGGGCGACGCGTTGACTACTCGACTGGGCGCACCACGATGGAGTCCATGACGACCCCACCGCCCCGGGTTCCGGCGCAGATCGGTTCTCGGCTGCTGTCTCTGCAGGAGCGGGAGAAGATCGCCGATTTACGGCGGCTCGGGTGGACGTTGCGGTCGATTGGCCGGGAGTTGGACCGGGCAGCGTCGACGATCAAGCGCGAACTCGACGCGCGCAGGGATGCGAACGGGCGTTACCTGCCGCACGCCGCTCACCGCGATGCCGCGGCGAAGAGGGTCCGGCCGAAGCCCGCGAAGCTGGCCCAGCCCGGACGGTTGCGGGAGTACGTCTCGGACCGGCTGAAGGAACAATGGTCTCCGGGACAGATCAGCGGCGTCCTGTCGCGAGATCACGCGGGCGACGAGAGTATGCAGGTGAGCGCGGAGACGATTTACCAGGCGATTTACGTCCAGGCTCGCGGCGGTTTGAAACGCGAGGTCGCCGATGCGCTGCGCACCGGGCGCGCCCGCCGCAAACCGCACCGCACGCCCGAGCACCGCACGAGCCGTTTCGTTGATCCGATGGTGATGATCAGTGAGCGACCGCCGGAGGTCGCAGATCGCGCCGTCCCCGGGCATTGGGAGGGGGATCTGATCATGGGAGCTGGTAATCAGTCCGCGATCGTCACCCTCGTCGAACGCGCCACCCGCTACGTCATGCTCGGGCATCTGCCCGCCCGTGATCACACCGCCGAAACCGTCCGCGACGTCCTGGTGGGCCTGATCGGCAGCCTCCCGGCGCACCTGCGGGGGTCGCTCACCTGGGACCAAGGGACGGAGATGGCCGCGCACAAGGCGTTCACGGTCGCCACCGACGTCCCCGTCTACTTCTGCGACCCCGCCAGCCCCTGGCAGCGCGGATCGAACGAGAACACCAACGGCCTGCTCCGGCAGTACTTCCCGAAAGGCACCGACCTGTCCGTCTACGGTCCGGAAGACCTCGAGCACGTCGCCCAGAAGCTCAACGGCCGCCCACGCAAAACGCTGGGCTGGGACACCCCAGCCCAGCGTCTGCTAGAACTCGTTTAG
- a CDS encoding heme o synthase yields the protein MDISTTSHVIATTDRRSVGRTIRAYVALTKPRVLELLLVTTVPVMILAQGGLPNLWLIFATVIGGSLSAGSAAAFNMYLDRDIDAHMQRTENRPLVTGEVSPRGALAFAWTLAVFSTVWLWAFTNTLAAGLSAAAIFFYVVIYTMILKRRTEQNIVWGGIAGCFPVLIGWSAVTGSLSWAPFILFALVFLWTPPHYWPLSMKYADQYDEVDVPMLGATRSGSQVGLQVILYAWATVACSLLLIPVASMGLVYTVSAVVFGGWFIYESHRLYSRAVRGGEPRPMRVFHASITYLTLLFVAIAVDPLLPF from the coding sequence ATGGACATCTCGACGACGTCGCACGTCATTGCGACGACCGATCGCCGCTCCGTCGGACGAACCATTCGCGCTTACGTCGCTCTGACGAAGCCGCGTGTGCTCGAGCTCCTGCTCGTCACGACGGTGCCGGTCATGATCCTCGCGCAGGGCGGCCTGCCGAACCTGTGGCTGATCTTCGCCACGGTGATCGGCGGTTCGCTGAGCGCCGGATCCGCCGCGGCGTTCAACATGTACCTCGACCGCGACATCGACGCGCACATGCAGCGCACCGAGAACCGGCCGCTGGTCACCGGCGAGGTGTCGCCGCGGGGAGCGCTCGCCTTCGCGTGGACTCTCGCGGTCTTCTCGACCGTGTGGCTGTGGGCGTTCACGAACACCCTCGCCGCTGGTCTGTCAGCCGCGGCCATCTTCTTCTACGTCGTGATCTACACGATGATCCTCAAGCGCCGCACCGAGCAGAACATCGTGTGGGGCGGCATCGCCGGATGCTTCCCCGTGCTCATCGGCTGGTCGGCCGTGACCGGATCCCTTTCCTGGGCGCCGTTCATCCTCTTCGCGCTCGTGTTCCTGTGGACGCCTCCGCACTACTGGCCGCTGTCGATGAAGTACGCCGACCAGTACGACGAGGTCGATGTGCCGATGCTCGGCGCGACCCGTAGTGGATCGCAGGTGGGCCTCCAGGTCATCCTGTACGCGTGGGCCACCGTGGCGTGCTCGCTGCTGCTCATCCCCGTGGCATCCATGGGTCTCGTCTACACGGTCTCGGCGGTCGTCTTCGGCGGGTGGTTCATCTACGAGTCGCACCGCCTGTACTCGCGCGCCGTGCGCGGTGGAGAGCCGCGGCCGATGCGCGTGTTCCACGCTTCGATCACGTATCTCACGCTCCTGTTCGTCGCGATCGCCGTGGATCCGCTGCTGCCGTTCTGA